A part of Planctomycetota bacterium genomic DNA contains:
- a CDS encoding ABC transporter ATP-binding protein yields MLVIENLRKSFGALVAVDGLSLEVRAGEVFGLLGPNGAGKSTTISMAIGLLKPDAGRVEIGGSPPGDARARARLGVATQSLALYDTLSAEENLRFYGTLFGVVGTRLRERVDAVLARVGLSERRGDRVEGFSGGMKRRLNLGVAMIHDPPLLLLDEPTAGVDPQSRASIIDLVRELAGSGKTIVYTTHYMEEAQKVCSRVGIIDKGRLLDVGTVDGLIARHGGESVVTIVRGVGDDAPRDVVQSRDPAAVLREALARDASVTAVHVEKPDLERVFLALTGRRLRD; encoded by the coding sequence ATGCTGGTGATCGAGAATCTCCGCAAGTCGTTCGGCGCGTTGGTGGCGGTCGATGGGCTGTCGCTGGAGGTGCGCGCGGGCGAGGTGTTCGGGCTCCTGGGGCCGAACGGCGCGGGAAAGAGCACGACGATCTCGATGGCGATCGGGCTGCTGAAGCCGGACGCGGGGCGTGTGGAGATCGGCGGGTCGCCGCCGGGAGACGCGCGGGCGCGGGCCAGGTTGGGGGTGGCGACGCAGTCGCTGGCGCTGTACGACACGCTGAGCGCGGAGGAGAACCTGCGGTTCTACGGCACGCTGTTCGGGGTCGTGGGGACGAGGCTGCGCGAGCGGGTAGACGCGGTGCTGGCGCGCGTGGGGCTGTCGGAGCGACGGGGCGACCGGGTGGAGGGGTTCAGCGGCGGGATGAAGCGCCGGCTGAACCTGGGCGTGGCGATGATCCATGACCCGCCCCTGCTGCTGCTGGACGAGCCGACGGCGGGGGTGGATCCGCAGTCGCGGGCGAGCATCATCGACCTCGTGCGCGAACTGGCGGGGTCGGGCAAGACGATCGTCTACACGACACACTACATGGAAGAGGCGCAGAAGGTGTGCTCGCGCGTGGGGATCATCGACAAGGGGCGGCTGCTGGACGTGGGGACGGTGGACGGGCTCATCGCGCGGCACGGGGGGGAGAGCGTCGTGACGATCGTGCGGGGCGTGGGAGATGATGCGCCGCGGGACGTGGTGCAGAGCCGCGACCCGGCGGCGGTGCTGCGCGAGGCGCTGGCGCGGGACGCGAGCGTGACGGCGGTGCACGTGGAGAAGCCCGATCTGGAGCGGGTGTTCCTGGCGCTGACGGGGAGGAGATTGCGAGACTAG
- a CDS encoding GntG family PLP-dependent aldolase: MVITADLRSDTVTRPTPAMREAMMAAELGDDVLGDDPTVRALEARFAREVGKAAACFVPSGTMANQAAIRAHTEPGDEIIAHEDSHIVQYEGGGPAALSGCLVRVLRGERGQFDEGDVERAVRAVNDHFPVSKLVVVENTQNRGGGAVWAQGRVEAVCATAKARGMKCHLDGARLWNASVATGAPMRTLAGPFDSVSCCFSKGLGAPVGSAVAGSEAFIARVRRFRKQFGGGMRQSGLLAAAALFAMEHHVARLADDHARAARLGAELSRVGGVSLDPAQAARGVETNIVYIDLAPGLGVDAPALCERLAVRGVLMLPTGARRVRAVTHLDVDDRGIDAAIDAVRSVLG, from the coding sequence ATGGTGATCACGGCGGACCTGCGGAGCGACACGGTGACACGCCCGACGCCCGCGATGCGCGAGGCGATGATGGCGGCGGAACTGGGCGACGACGTGCTGGGGGATGATCCCACGGTGCGGGCGTTGGAGGCGCGGTTCGCGCGCGAGGTGGGGAAGGCGGCGGCGTGCTTCGTGCCCTCGGGGACGATGGCGAACCAGGCCGCGATCCGGGCGCACACGGAGCCGGGCGATGAGATCATCGCGCACGAGGACAGCCACATCGTGCAGTACGAGGGTGGCGGGCCGGCGGCGCTCTCGGGGTGCCTGGTGCGGGTGCTGCGGGGCGAGCGCGGGCAGTTCGACGAGGGAGACGTCGAGCGGGCGGTGCGTGCGGTGAACGACCATTTTCCGGTGAGCAAGCTGGTGGTGGTCGAGAACACGCAGAACCGGGGCGGCGGCGCGGTGTGGGCGCAGGGACGCGTCGAGGCGGTGTGCGCCACGGCGAAGGCGCGCGGGATGAAATGCCATCTGGACGGGGCGCGCCTGTGGAACGCGAGCGTGGCGACGGGCGCGCCGATGCGCACGCTGGCGGGGCCGTTCGACAGCGTGTCGTGCTGCTTCTCGAAGGGGCTGGGCGCGCCGGTGGGATCGGCGGTGGCGGGGAGCGAGGCGTTCATCGCGCGGGTGAGGCGGTTCCGCAAGCAGTTCGGCGGGGGGATGCGTCAGAGCGGGCTGCTGGCGGCGGCGGCGCTGTTCGCGATGGAGCACCACGTGGCGCGCCTGGCCGACGATCACGCGCGTGCGGCGCGGCTGGGGGCGGAGTTGTCGCGGGTCGGCGGGGTATCGCTCGACCCGGCGCAGGCCGCCCGGGGCGTGGAGACGAACATCGTGTACATCGACCTCGCGCCCGGTCTGGGCGTCGACGCGCCCGCGCTGTGCGAGCGCCTGGCGGTGCGGGGGGTGCTGATGCTGCCCACCGGGGCGCGACGGGTGCGGGCGGTGACGCACCTCGACGTGGACGATCGGGGGATCGACGCGGCGATCGACGCGGTGCGGAGCGTGCTGGGATGA
- a CDS encoding ABC transporter permease, with amino-acid sequence MRAVVAIAFKDLRLLLRDRGAAFFAFVFPLLLSVFFGAIFPGGGGKSGGMKIAVVDEDGTTASGEIVADLEKDSSLRVTRAPDRAAGRDLVRGGDVSACVIFPEGFGDRVDALFTQGTAEIEAIVEPGRAAEAGLLQGKLQEKAFQRVFGGFTDGSRFTGVMGRARDSLAQATDLKPESKEAIGGMLDSIEDVRTRLEAEAKADDAEKTGEAGGDAEDDGGFGGFRPVAITVEELGAKERRGPRSTYEVSFPQGVVWGLMGCTLAFGAGLATERSRGTLVRLTTAPISRGAILGGKALGCFIACLMVQALLMALGLALGVRVESWGNLAAAMLASAIGFSGLMMMMAGLCRTEAAARGTGQAVVLILAMIGGGTVPLFLLPDWAQTASSVSPFRWALLGVEGALWRDMPPERMALPVGVLLGLALIGFVVGVRTMRWSE; translated from the coding sequence ATGCGCGCTGTCGTAGCCATCGCGTTCAAGGACCTGCGTCTGCTGCTGCGCGATCGCGGGGCGGCGTTCTTCGCCTTCGTGTTCCCGCTGCTGCTGTCGGTCTTCTTCGGGGCGATCTTTCCCGGCGGGGGCGGGAAGAGCGGCGGGATGAAGATCGCCGTGGTCGACGAGGACGGGACCACCGCGTCGGGCGAGATCGTGGCGGACCTCGAGAAAGACTCGTCGCTCCGCGTCACGCGCGCGCCCGACCGCGCGGCGGGGCGCGACCTGGTGCGCGGGGGCGATGTCTCGGCGTGCGTGATCTTTCCCGAGGGGTTCGGCGACCGCGTCGACGCGCTCTTTACGCAAGGGACGGCGGAGATCGAGGCGATCGTCGAGCCCGGGAGAGCCGCGGAGGCGGGGCTGCTGCAGGGCAAACTGCAGGAGAAGGCGTTCCAGCGTGTGTTCGGCGGGTTCACCGACGGGTCGCGGTTCACCGGCGTGATGGGGCGGGCGCGCGACTCGCTGGCGCAGGCGACGGACCTGAAGCCCGAGAGCAAGGAGGCCATCGGCGGGATGCTCGACTCGATCGAGGACGTGCGGACGCGCCTGGAGGCGGAGGCGAAGGCGGACGACGCGGAGAAAACGGGCGAGGCGGGCGGCGATGCGGAGGACGACGGCGGGTTCGGCGGGTTCCGGCCGGTGGCGATCACGGTGGAGGAGTTGGGGGCGAAGGAGCGGCGCGGGCCGCGGAGCACGTACGAGGTGAGTTTTCCGCAGGGCGTGGTGTGGGGGCTGATGGGGTGCACGCTGGCGTTCGGGGCGGGGCTGGCGACGGAACGGTCGCGCGGGACGCTGGTGCGGCTGACCACGGCGCCGATTTCGCGCGGGGCGATTCTTGGGGGCAAGGCGCTGGGGTGTTTCATCGCGTGCCTGATGGTGCAGGCGCTGCTGATGGCGTTGGGCCTGGCGCTGGGGGTGCGGGTGGAGTCGTGGGGGAACCTGGCGGCGGCGATGCTGGCGAGCGCGATCGGGTTCAGCGGGCTGATGATGATGATGGCGGGGCTGTGCCGCACCGAGGCGGCGGCGCGGGGCACGGGCCAGGCGGTGGTGCTGATCCTGGCGATGATCGGTGGGGGGACGGTGCCGCTGTTCCTGCTGCCGGATTGGGCGCAGACGGCGAGTTCGGTGAGCCCGTTCCGGTGGGCGCTGCTGGGGGTGGAGGGCGCGTTGTGGCGCGACATGCCGCCTGAGCGGATGGCGTTGCCGGTGGGCGTGCTGCTGGGGCTGGCGTTGATTGGGTTTGTGGTGGGGGTGCGGACGATGCGGTGGAGCGAGTAG
- a CDS encoding glycosyltransferase N-terminal domain-containing protein has translation MNALDFVYIPLAIATAPVWAGKKRSGWAERFGKVPAIAPTGRPRLLLHAVSVGEVSALRELVPLLTARCEVVVSATTDTGLRRARELFAGAAHVVRYPLDFSWSVRRFLDAVRPDAVGLVELEVWPNFMDACAARGIPVGVINGRLSARSYKGYAKIRGFMARRLGRLEFAAVQDVDYAGRFQALGVLPERCRVTGSMKWDAAKIEDGPVAGAGALAREMGIDPERLLIVAGSTGPGEESLLHECCPAGVQLLCAPRKPERFNEAAAAMPGCVRRSRRGTPTLGADRFLLDSIGELRQAYSLADIAVVGRSFMGDLFGSDPVEPVSLGKATVMGPYVSDFEQTVSELDRRGGIERADRGTLRSVMGRLLANPERRREVARRGREAIEANQGASRVHAEMLLGLVRGRAAEAEGERGAPAAAYGV, from the coding sequence TTGAACGCGCTCGACTTCGTGTACATCCCGCTGGCGATCGCGACCGCCCCGGTGTGGGCGGGCAAGAAGCGCTCGGGGTGGGCGGAGCGGTTCGGGAAGGTGCCGGCGATCGCGCCGACGGGGCGCCCGCGGCTGCTACTGCACGCGGTGTCGGTGGGCGAGGTGAGCGCCCTGCGCGAGCTGGTGCCGCTGCTGACGGCGCGGTGCGAGGTGGTGGTGAGCGCGACGACCGACACCGGGCTGCGCCGGGCGCGGGAGCTGTTCGCGGGAGCGGCGCATGTCGTGCGGTACCCGCTGGACTTCTCGTGGAGCGTGCGGCGGTTTCTCGACGCGGTGCGGCCCGACGCGGTCGGGCTCGTCGAACTCGAGGTCTGGCCCAACTTCATGGACGCGTGCGCGGCGCGGGGGATCCCGGTGGGCGTCATCAACGGGCGGCTGTCGGCGCGCTCGTACAAGGGCTACGCGAAGATCCGGGGGTTCATGGCGCGCCGGCTGGGGCGGCTGGAGTTCGCGGCGGTGCAGGACGTGGACTACGCCGGGCGGTTCCAGGCGCTGGGCGTGCTGCCCGAGCGATGCCGCGTGACGGGCAGCATGAAGTGGGACGCGGCGAAGATCGAAGACGGGCCGGTGGCGGGCGCGGGCGCGCTAGCGCGGGAGATGGGGATCGACCCGGAGCGGCTGCTGATCGTCGCCGGGAGCACGGGCCCGGGGGAAGAGTCGCTGCTGCACGAGTGCTGCCCGGCGGGCGTGCAGTTGCTGTGCGCGCCGCGCAAGCCCGAGCGATTCAACGAGGCGGCGGCGGCGATGCCCGGGTGCGTGCGCCGGTCGCGGCGCGGCACGCCCACGCTGGGCGCGGACCGGTTTCTGCTCGACAGCATCGGAGAACTGCGTCAGGCGTACAGCCTGGCGGACATCGCGGTGGTCGGGCGGAGTTTCATGGGCGACCTGTTCGGGTCGGATCCGGTGGAGCCGGTGTCGCTGGGGAAGGCCACGGTGATGGGGCCGTACGTCTCGGACTTTGAGCAGACGGTGTCGGAACTCGACCGTCGCGGGGGGATCGAGCGGGCCGACCGGGGGACGCTGCGGTCGGTGATGGGGCGGCTGCTGGCGAATCCGGAGCGACGGCGCGAGGTGGCGCGGCGCGGACGAGAGGCGATCGAGGCGAACCAGGGCGCGAGCCGCGTGCACGCGGAAATGCTGCTGGGGCTGGTGCGGGGACGTGCGGCGGAGGCGGAAGGGGAACGCGGCGCGCCGGCGGCGGCGTACGGTGTTTGA
- a CDS encoding MFS transporter, translating to MRRAFVAAGRAVAGRSPPTPYLARRAYALETTSTLFFAVALAAIDSGVLSVYARQTFDGAVGETRLNFAVALLGTMDALANILSFIWSTVGQGRAKIRLINLLQVGVIAAIAALAFMPRSGAGLMGLVALALTARVCWSGIITLRPTVWRSNYPREMRAQMVGRLSIIQAVVIAAGGAALGYALDVDRTWHRPAVLGACAVAAAAVVATSRQRVRRERQLLAREREGARPMAPWHGVAVVWKVLRADRRYAQFMLCMFVLGFGNLMISPILAIVLREQFGLTYFRSILLTSTVQMATQVVAIPVWARLLDRAHIVRFRAWHGWTFVGAGVLLVTGAATHTLGCFVAASVVLGIAYAGGTLAWSLGHVDFSPPSETSRYMATHVTLNGVRGLIAPITAVTIYESLKASGADAAPWVLGVSLVVSIAGCVGFVALRVAMEREMKGFVRTV from the coding sequence GTGCGGCGGGCGTTTGTCGCGGCCGGGCGGGCGGTGGCGGGGCGATCGCCGCCGACGCCGTACCTGGCGCGCCGGGCCTACGCGCTCGAGACGACATCGACGCTGTTCTTTGCGGTGGCGCTGGCGGCGATCGACAGCGGGGTGCTGTCGGTGTACGCGCGGCAGACGTTCGACGGGGCGGTGGGCGAGACGCGCCTGAACTTCGCCGTCGCGCTGCTCGGAACGATGGACGCGCTGGCGAACATCCTGAGCTTCATCTGGAGCACGGTGGGGCAGGGGCGGGCGAAGATCCGGCTGATCAATCTGCTGCAGGTGGGGGTGATCGCGGCGATCGCGGCGTTGGCGTTCATGCCGCGGAGCGGGGCGGGGTTGATGGGGCTGGTGGCGTTGGCGCTGACGGCGCGGGTGTGCTGGTCGGGGATCATCACGCTGCGCCCGACGGTGTGGCGGAGCAACTACCCGCGCGAGATGCGTGCGCAGATGGTGGGGCGGCTGTCGATCATCCAGGCGGTGGTGATCGCGGCGGGGGGCGCGGCGCTGGGGTACGCGCTGGACGTGGATCGGACGTGGCATCGGCCGGCGGTGCTGGGGGCGTGCGCGGTGGCGGCGGCGGCGGTGGTGGCGACGAGCCGCCAGCGCGTGCGGCGTGAGCGCCAGTTGCTGGCGCGAGAGCGGGAGGGTGCGCGGCCGATGGCGCCGTGGCACGGGGTGGCGGTGGTGTGGAAGGTGCTGCGGGCCGACCGGCGGTACGCGCAGTTCATGCTGTGCATGTTCGTGCTGGGGTTCGGGAACCTGATGATCTCGCCGATCCTGGCGATCGTGCTGCGCGAGCAGTTCGGGCTCACGTACTTCCGGAGCATTTTGCTGACGAGCACGGTGCAGATGGCGACGCAGGTGGTGGCGATCCCGGTGTGGGCGCGCCTGCTGGACCGCGCGCACATCGTGCGGTTCCGGGCGTGGCACGGGTGGACGTTCGTGGGCGCTGGGGTGCTGCTCGTGACGGGGGCGGCGACGCACACGCTGGGGTGCTTCGTGGCGGCGTCGGTGGTGCTGGGGATCGCGTACGCCGGCGGGACGCTGGCGTGGAGCCTGGGGCACGTGGATTTTTCGCCCCCGAGCGAGACGAGCCGGTACATGGCGACGCATGTGACGCTGAACGGCGTGCGCGGGCTGATCGCGCCGATCACGGCCGTGACGATCTACGAGTCGCTGAAGGCGTCGGGAGCCGATGCGGCGCCGTGGGTGCTGGGCGTGTCGCTGGTGGTGTCCATCGCGGGGTGCGTGGGGTTCGTGGCGCTGCGGGTGGCGATGGAACGGGAGATGAAGGGGTTCGTGCGCACGGTGTAG
- a CDS encoding Hsp20/alpha crystallin family protein: MAFLIRRDHRDPSPLGAFERLFNDPFFSELPALARMDEGTLPLDVSENDTHVIVRASLPGFAKDKIDIEVHDGVLAINAHHEEEREEKGERFYRKERRSGSLSRRVALPSTVLEKDAQAEFNDGVLTLRLPKVQKEQPKKIRIG; encoded by the coding sequence ATGGCATTCCTCATCCGACGCGACCACCGTGACCCGTCCCCGCTCGGTGCCTTTGAGCGGCTCTTCAACGACCCGTTCTTCAGCGAACTCCCCGCCCTCGCCCGCATGGACGAAGGCACCCTCCCGCTCGACGTCTCCGAGAACGACACCCACGTCATCGTCCGCGCCAGCCTCCCGGGCTTCGCCAAGGACAAGATCGACATCGAGGTCCACGACGGCGTGCTCGCCATCAACGCCCATCACGAGGAAGAGCGCGAGGAAAAGGGCGAACGCTTCTACCGCAAGGAACGCCGCAGCGGCTCGCTCAGCCGGCGCGTCGCCCTCCCCAGCACCGTCCTCGAGAAAGACGCCCAGGCCGAGTTCAACGACGGCGTCCTCACGCTCCGCCTGCCCAAAGTCCAGAAGGAGCAGCCCAAGAAGATCCGCATCGGCTGA
- a CDS encoding PilZ domain-containing protein, producing the protein MPTRSHIPASGTSAGKPSDLRKFGRLRCQDVQCSLGTVTDLSRGGMRVRMARKPPPVGAPFTVRLFAMGHEIYLNCSVCWSRSSGLWRYELGVAFDQVADNAKSVLAELARSCAYNETVRYVAPETEPR; encoded by the coding sequence ATGCCCACACGATCTCACATCCCCGCGTCCGGCACCAGCGCAGGCAAGCCCAGCGACCTGCGCAAGTTCGGCCGCCTCCGCTGCCAGGACGTGCAGTGCAGCCTCGGCACCGTCACCGACCTCTCGCGCGGCGGGATGCGCGTCCGCATGGCCCGCAAGCCCCCTCCCGTCGGCGCACCCTTCACCGTCCGCCTCTTCGCCATGGGACACGAAATCTACCTGAACTGCTCCGTCTGCTGGAGCCGCTCCTCCGGCCTCTGGCGATACGAACTCGGCGTCGCCTTCGACCAGGTCGCCGACAACGCCAAGAGCGTCCTGGCCGAGCTCGCCCGGAGCTGCGCGTACAACGAGACCGTCCGGTACGTCGCGCCCGAGACCGAACCCCGATAG
- a CDS encoding nitroreductase family protein → MNASSSDQSFPTVPYVRFDPGEPPESAARRFYETMNRRRTVRKFSDRPVPEEAIRWAILAAGTAPSGAHKQPWKFVVVTDPAVKKRIRDAAEAEEREFYTRRATPEWLADLAPLGTDANKELLEVAPCLIVVFKTMEADDGGRVYYVNESVGIAVGLLLAALHHAGLATLTHTPSPMGFLSEVLGRPSRERAFVLIPVGYAAEDCRVPALTRKSLEQIAVWEKEVPSGSSEVPK, encoded by the coding sequence ATGAACGCATCCTCGTCCGACCAGTCGTTCCCGACGGTGCCGTACGTGCGGTTCGACCCTGGCGAGCCGCCCGAGAGCGCAGCCCGGCGGTTTTACGAGACGATGAACCGGCGGCGGACGGTGCGGAAGTTCTCGGATCGCCCGGTGCCGGAAGAAGCGATCCGCTGGGCGATCTTGGCTGCGGGCACGGCGCCTTCGGGAGCGCACAAGCAGCCCTGGAAGTTCGTGGTGGTGACGGACCCCGCGGTGAAGAAGCGCATCCGGGACGCGGCGGAGGCCGAGGAACGCGAGTTCTACACGCGCCGGGCGACGCCCGAGTGGCTGGCGGACTTGGCGCCGCTGGGGACGGACGCGAACAAGGAGCTTCTGGAGGTCGCGCCGTGCCTCATCGTGGTGTTCAAGACGATGGAGGCCGACGACGGCGGGCGGGTGTACTACGTGAACGAGTCGGTGGGCATCGCGGTGGGGCTGCTGCTGGCGGCGTTGCACCACGCGGGGCTGGCGACGCTGACGCACACGCCCAGCCCGATGGGGTTCCTGTCTGAGGTGCTCGGCAGGCCTTCGCGGGAGCGGGCGTTCGTGCTGATCCCCGTGGGGTACGCGGCGGAAGATTGCCGCGTGCCGGCGCTGACGAGGAAGAGCCTGGAGCAGATCGCGGTGTGGGAAAAGGAAGTTCCGTCAGGAAGTTCCGAAGTTCCGAAGTAA
- a CDS encoding 5'-nucleotidase C-terminal domain-containing protein, with translation MTTMKHLALAMIAGAVTTQGAWAQVRVNPKTGPSKVKALAPVDAGDVKPQDPQQVVFWLHVLHNNDGESQLINAGPGNLANYGGVARFKTLADNLKAFSAGYPADATEKGWVLISSGDNYLAGPEFNASLVNGVPYYDSLAINLIGYSALALGNHEFDFGPDVLRDFIAGTVGPAKFLSSNLDFTGEPGLQAFVTNGRLARSTVVTVGTQQVGIIGATTPDLPFISSPRNVVVNPVLAAVQAEVTALQAAGVNKIILTSHLQGLNSEFALAPSLRGVDIIIGGGGGELLANPTDLLVPGDSPAPANSGGSGYPRIAVDADGRDVPVVTTRGDYRYIGRLVVGFDAAGNVVGTDSISGPVRVSGVAPDAVTPDPVVQAQVVDPVAAAVAALGANVIATSAVGLDGRSNSVRAFETNLGNLSTDALLYTANRLAGDFGLPTPDVALQNGGGIRNNNILPAGNFTELNTFEVLPFSNFVAIVPNVSPARFKEILENAVSRVGGSGNGRFAQIAGFSFVWDATGVAQQTSAAGQITTPGTRIKEVVLNDGRVMVRDGAIAPGAAPINIATIDFLARGGDQYPFGGQAFGVVGVSYQQSLLEYVRDYLGGFITAQDYPEGGEGRIIRRN, from the coding sequence ATGACGACGATGAAGCACCTGGCGCTGGCGATGATCGCCGGGGCCGTGACGACGCAGGGGGCGTGGGCGCAGGTTCGGGTGAACCCGAAGACGGGCCCGAGCAAGGTGAAGGCGCTGGCGCCGGTGGACGCCGGGGACGTGAAGCCGCAGGACCCGCAGCAGGTGGTGTTCTGGCTGCACGTGCTGCACAACAACGACGGCGAGTCGCAGCTGATCAACGCGGGGCCGGGCAACCTGGCGAACTACGGGGGCGTGGCGCGGTTCAAGACGCTGGCGGACAACCTGAAGGCGTTCAGCGCCGGCTACCCGGCGGACGCGACGGAGAAGGGCTGGGTGCTGATCTCGTCGGGGGACAACTATCTGGCGGGTCCGGAGTTCAACGCGAGCCTGGTGAACGGCGTGCCGTACTACGACTCGCTGGCGATCAACCTGATCGGGTACTCGGCGCTGGCGCTGGGGAACCACGAGTTTGATTTCGGGCCCGACGTGCTGCGCGACTTCATCGCGGGGACGGTGGGGCCGGCGAAGTTCCTGTCGTCGAACCTGGACTTCACCGGGGAGCCGGGCCTGCAGGCGTTCGTGACGAACGGGCGCCTGGCGAGGAGCACGGTGGTGACGGTGGGGACGCAGCAGGTGGGGATCATCGGCGCGACGACGCCGGACCTGCCGTTCATCTCTTCGCCCCGCAACGTGGTGGTGAACCCGGTGCTGGCGGCGGTGCAGGCGGAAGTGACGGCGCTGCAGGCGGCGGGGGTGAACAAGATCATCCTGACGAGCCACCTGCAGGGCCTGAACAGCGAGTTCGCGCTCGCGCCGTCGCTGCGCGGGGTCGACATCATCATCGGGGGCGGCGGCGGCGAACTGCTGGCGAACCCGACGGACCTGCTCGTGCCCGGGGACTCGCCCGCTCCGGCGAACTCGGGCGGATCGGGGTACCCGCGGATCGCGGTGGACGCCGACGGGCGCGACGTGCCGGTCGTGACGACGCGCGGCGACTACCGCTACATCGGGCGCCTGGTCGTGGGCTTTGACGCGGCGGGGAACGTGGTGGGCACGGACTCGATCAGCGGGCCGGTGCGGGTGTCGGGCGTCGCGCCCGACGCGGTGACGCCGGACCCCGTGGTGCAGGCGCAGGTCGTGGACCCGGTGGCGGCGGCGGTCGCGGCGCTGGGAGCGAACGTCATCGCGACCTCGGCGGTCGGGCTCGACGGGCGGTCGAACTCGGTCCGGGCGTTCGAGACGAACCTGGGCAACCTTTCGACCGACGCGCTGCTCTACACGGCCAACCGGCTGGCGGGTGACTTCGGGCTGCCGACGCCCGACGTGGCGCTGCAGAACGGCGGGGGCATCCGGAACAACAACATCCTGCCCGCGGGGAACTTCACGGAGTTGAACACGTTCGAGGTGCTGCCCTTCTCGAACTTCGTGGCGATCGTGCCGAACGTCTCGCCGGCGCGGTTCAAGGAGATCCTGGAGAACGCGGTGTCGCGCGTCGGCGGGAGCGGCAACGGGCGGTTCGCGCAGATCGCCGGGTTCTCGTTCGTGTGGGACGCCACCGGCGTGGCGCAGCAGACCAGCGCGGCGGGCCAGATCACGACGCCCGGCACGCGGATCAAGGAGGTCGTGCTGAACGACGGTCGCGTGATGGTGCGGGACGGGGCGATCGCGCCCGGGGCCGCCCCGATCAACATCGCGACGATCGACTTCCTGGCGCGCGGCGGGGACCAGTACCCCTTCGGCGGGCAGGCGTTCGGCGTCGTGGGTGTGAGCTACCAGCAGTCGCTGCTGGAGTACGTGCGCGACTACCTCGGCGGGTTCATCACGGCCCAGGACTACCCGGAGGGCGGCGAGGGGCGGATCATCCGCCGAAACTGA
- a CDS encoding protein arginine kinase: MTGGPYYEPPKPSSPESCPEWLKGEGDAADVVLSSRVRVARNLATGPFALRSTKRDRQRVLEVCRDRILTCGIGARIAWEELHESTSLQRALLVERHIISKQLSRGKVGAGGAAEDPRAVAYTLPDERVAIMVNEEDHLRVQGMRSGLALSEAWAEVDRIDDLLEAGLDFAFSTRFGYLTACPTNVGTGVRMSCMLHLPGLRLTGDIEKVKRAAGDMNLAVRGFYGEGSEAIGDLFQISNQTTLGKTERAILTMLESEILPKVIEYERLARRELQQKRRLALEDQAWRAWGLVTSARLLTTEEAMQALSMVRLGALLGVLPGSAGTPARATGDAGGAGATAQGAGGGAAGQSAGVRAVNLLMLLVQPAHLQKVFGRELDQEQRRAARAALLRQRLGRV, from the coding sequence ATGACGGGCGGGCCGTACTACGAACCCCCGAAGCCCTCGTCGCCCGAGTCGTGCCCGGAGTGGCTGAAGGGCGAGGGAGACGCGGCGGACGTGGTGCTGTCGTCGCGGGTGCGGGTGGCGCGGAACCTGGCGACGGGGCCGTTCGCGCTGCGGAGCACGAAGCGGGATCGCCAGCGGGTGCTGGAGGTATGCCGCGACCGGATCTTGACGTGCGGGATCGGCGCGCGGATCGCGTGGGAGGAGCTGCACGAGAGCACGTCGCTGCAGCGTGCGCTGCTCGTCGAGCGGCACATCATCTCGAAGCAGCTCAGCCGCGGGAAGGTGGGGGCGGGGGGCGCGGCGGAGGACCCGCGTGCCGTGGCGTACACGCTCCCCGACGAGCGCGTGGCGATCATGGTGAACGAGGAGGACCACCTGCGCGTGCAGGGGATGCGGTCCGGGCTGGCGCTCTCGGAGGCGTGGGCCGAGGTCGACCGCATCGACGACCTGCTCGAGGCGGGCCTGGACTTCGCGTTCTCGACGCGCTTCGGGTATCTGACGGCGTGCCCGACGAACGTCGGCACCGGCGTGCGGATGAGCTGCATGCTGCACCTGCCCGGGCTGCGGCTGACCGGGGACATCGAGAAGGTGAAGCGCGCCGCGGGCGACATGAACCTCGCGGTGCGGGGGTTCTACGGCGAGGGGAGCGAGGCGATCGGGGACTTGTTCCAGATCTCCAACCAGACGACGCTGGGCAAGACCGAGCGCGCGATCCTGACGATGCTCGAGTCGGAGATCCTGCCCAAGGTGATCGAGTACGAGCGGCTTGCGCGGCGGGAACTGCAGCAGAAACGCCGCCTCGCGCTCGAGGACCAGGCGTGGCGGGCCTGGGGGCTGGTGACGAGCGCGAGACTGCTGACCACCGAAGAAGCGATGCAGGCGCTGAGCATGGTGCGCCTGGGCGCGCTGCTGGGCGTGCTGCCCGGGAGCGCCGGCACGCCCGCGCGGGCGACCGGTGATGCGGGCGGCGCCGGTGCGACGGCGCAAGGCGCCGGGGGCGGGGCCGCCGGACAGTCGGCGGGCGTGCGCGCGGTGAACCTGCTGATGCTCCTGGTGCAGCCGGCGCACCTGCAAAAGGTGTTCGGACGTGAACTCGACCAGGAACAGCGTCGCGCGGCGCGGGCGGCGCTGCTTCGCCAGCGGCTGGGGAGAGTTTGA